The following are from one region of the Spodoptera frugiperda isolate SF20-4 chromosome 20, AGI-APGP_CSIRO_Sfru_2.0, whole genome shotgun sequence genome:
- the LOC118262075 gene encoding MAP kinase-interacting serine/threonine-protein kinase 1 isoform X3, which produces MPVLDTSDSFEMDEDADINAIIWKVLKTGVGRCSSQSGSERESDESPRGNEPSAPVPIPDSEDLQRRKEEARRKRRRKKRSGSSVVTSCFQDLYKLTGEVLGEGAYASVQTCVNIYTGQEFAVKIIDKVPGHARARVFREVETFHYCQGHPNIIQLIEFFEDTDKFYLVFEKINGGQLLSRIQEHHYFSEPQAAEIVREIANALHFLHGKGVAHRDLKPENILCVHRDRLCPVKICDFDLGSGISFTSSLASPLATPQLMTPVGSAEFMAPEVVSLFAGSAANHYDKRCDLWSLGVIAYILLCGYPPFRADCGSDCGWERGENCRACQELLFNSIQEGRYTFPEEEWADISSEAKDLIRQLLVREASHRLSAERVLTHPWLRRADPLAHHPQLQTSINIKRNMSARNLSSFAESAMAVNRVIQQHFSMNYSYMERPARALRGSKSQAAREGCAPLGLSPPAESELLRRRLHPAGEPLPVH; this is translated from the exons GTGTAGGCCGCTGCAGTAGTCAGTCGGGCAGTGAGCGCGAATCGGACGAGAGCCCTCGTGGCAACGAGCCGTCAGCTCCCGTCCCCATCCCCGACAGTGAAGACTTGCAGCGACGCAAGGAAGAGGCGCGCAGGAAGCGCCGCAGAAAGAAGCGTTCAGGGAGCTCCGTTGTCACGTCATGTTTCCAAG ACCTCTACAAGCTTACAGGGGAGGTTTTAGGCGAGGGCGCGTATGCTTCGGTACAGACGTGCGTGAACATCTACACGGGCCAGGAGTTCGCTGTGAAGATCATCGACAAAGTGCCGGGGCACGCCCGCGCCAGGGTGTTCCGTGAGGTGGAGACCTTCCACTACTGCCAGGGACACCCGAACATAATCCAGCTCATTGAATTCTTTGAGGACACAGACAAGTTCTACCTTGTCTTCGAGAAG ATCAACGGCGGTCAGCTCCTGTCTCGCATACAGGAGCACCACTATTTCTCAGAGCCGCAAGCGGCAGAGATCGTGCGTGAGATAGCGAACGCTTTACATTTCCTTCACGGGAAAGGTGTCGCACACCGCGATCTCAAGCCGGAGAACATATTATGCGTTCACCGTGATAGACTATGCCCAGTGAAGATATGCGACTTCGATCTTGGAAGTGGAATAAGTTTCACTTCGAGCCTCGCAAGCCCGCTGGCGACCCCGCAGCTTATGACGCCA GTGGGCAGCGCGGAATTCATGGCACCAGAAGTGGTGTCCCTATTTGCGGGCTCAGCTGCGAATCACTACGACAAGCGATGTGACCTGTGGTCGCTCGGAGTGATCGCCTACATCTTGCTATGCGGCTACCCGCCGTTCCGGGCCGACTGCGGCTCCGACTGCGGCTGGGAGCGCGGCGAGAACTGCCGCGCTTGTCAGGAGCTGCTCTTCAATTCTATCCAGGAGGGCCGGTACACCTTCCCCGAGGAGGAGTGGGCGGATATATCCAGCGAAGCTAAGGATCTCATCCGTCAGCTGTTGGTGCGCGAGGCCTCCCACCGCCTCAGCGCCGAGCGGGTGCTCACCCACCCCTGGCTGCGGCGGGCCGACCCGCTCGCGCACCATCCGCAGCTGCAGACCTCTATCAATATTAAACG CAACATGTCCGCGCGCAACCTGTCGAGTTTCGCGGAGTCGGCGATGGCAGTGAACCGGGTGATCCAGCAGCACTTCTCGATGAACTACTCGTACATGGagcggccggcgcgcgcgctgCGCGGCAGCAAGTCGCAGGCGGCGCGCGAGGGCTGCGCCCCGCTGGGGCTGTCTCCGCCGGCGGAGTCGGAGCTGCTGCGGCGGCGCCTGCACCCGGCCGGCGAGCCGCTCCCCGTGCACTAG
- the LOC118262075 gene encoding MAP kinase-interacting serine/threonine-protein kinase 1 isoform X4, with protein sequence MDEDADINAIIWKVLKTGVGRCSSQSGSERESDESPRGNEPSAPVPIPDSEDLQRRKEEARRKRRRKKRSGSSVVTSCFQDLYKLTGEVLGEGAYASVQTCVNIYTGQEFAVKIIDKVPGHARARVFREVETFHYCQGHPNIIQLIEFFEDTDKFYLVFEKINGGQLLSRIQEHHYFSEPQAAEIVREIANALHFLHGKGVAHRDLKPENILCVHRDRLCPVKICDFDLGSGISFTSSLASPLATPQLMTPVGSAEFMAPEVVSLFAGSAANHYDKRCDLWSLGVIAYILLCGYPPFRADCGSDCGWERGENCRACQELLFNSIQEGRYTFPEEEWADISSEAKDLIRQLLVREASHRLSAERVLTHPWLRRADPLAHHPQLQTSINIKRNMSARNLSSFAESAMAVNRVIQQHFSMNYSYMERPARALRGSKSQAAREGCAPLGLSPPAESELLRRRLHPAGEPLPVH encoded by the exons GTGTAGGCCGCTGCAGTAGTCAGTCGGGCAGTGAGCGCGAATCGGACGAGAGCCCTCGTGGCAACGAGCCGTCAGCTCCCGTCCCCATCCCCGACAGTGAAGACTTGCAGCGACGCAAGGAAGAGGCGCGCAGGAAGCGCCGCAGAAAGAAGCGTTCAGGGAGCTCCGTTGTCACGTCATGTTTCCAAG ACCTCTACAAGCTTACAGGGGAGGTTTTAGGCGAGGGCGCGTATGCTTCGGTACAGACGTGCGTGAACATCTACACGGGCCAGGAGTTCGCTGTGAAGATCATCGACAAAGTGCCGGGGCACGCCCGCGCCAGGGTGTTCCGTGAGGTGGAGACCTTCCACTACTGCCAGGGACACCCGAACATAATCCAGCTCATTGAATTCTTTGAGGACACAGACAAGTTCTACCTTGTCTTCGAGAAG ATCAACGGCGGTCAGCTCCTGTCTCGCATACAGGAGCACCACTATTTCTCAGAGCCGCAAGCGGCAGAGATCGTGCGTGAGATAGCGAACGCTTTACATTTCCTTCACGGGAAAGGTGTCGCACACCGCGATCTCAAGCCGGAGAACATATTATGCGTTCACCGTGATAGACTATGCCCAGTGAAGATATGCGACTTCGATCTTGGAAGTGGAATAAGTTTCACTTCGAGCCTCGCAAGCCCGCTGGCGACCCCGCAGCTTATGACGCCA GTGGGCAGCGCGGAATTCATGGCACCAGAAGTGGTGTCCCTATTTGCGGGCTCAGCTGCGAATCACTACGACAAGCGATGTGACCTGTGGTCGCTCGGAGTGATCGCCTACATCTTGCTATGCGGCTACCCGCCGTTCCGGGCCGACTGCGGCTCCGACTGCGGCTGGGAGCGCGGCGAGAACTGCCGCGCTTGTCAGGAGCTGCTCTTCAATTCTATCCAGGAGGGCCGGTACACCTTCCCCGAGGAGGAGTGGGCGGATATATCCAGCGAAGCTAAGGATCTCATCCGTCAGCTGTTGGTGCGCGAGGCCTCCCACCGCCTCAGCGCCGAGCGGGTGCTCACCCACCCCTGGCTGCGGCGGGCCGACCCGCTCGCGCACCATCCGCAGCTGCAGACCTCTATCAATATTAAACG CAACATGTCCGCGCGCAACCTGTCGAGTTTCGCGGAGTCGGCGATGGCAGTGAACCGGGTGATCCAGCAGCACTTCTCGATGAACTACTCGTACATGGagcggccggcgcgcgcgctgCGCGGCAGCAAGTCGCAGGCGGCGCGCGAGGGCTGCGCCCCGCTGGGGCTGTCTCCGCCGGCGGAGTCGGAGCTGCTGCGGCGGCGCCTGCACCCGGCCGGCGAGCCGCTCCCCGTGCACTAG
- the LOC118281000 gene encoding protein transport protein Sec24A has protein sequence MSNLPPNPYNNFPGPPQVNANTAPPTFNHNQQFGQVPVSQLPPGYGGIKQDPNSNSPLHAPSPAAQNHVLQNVNNYSQSASSSPAFNQPGMMPPPLKHNLQSSPMRPPMSTAPNSLPNPLPPQNVPMSSASPRTVPNANSSPAPYPPSYHPPQRQINDNAPPLIPSSQTSQPLVNGPPSSLPPNGPPQSQYPVSSSAYSSLPGSKPPSSGYGPGLINTPYTPPPGQVAKPPGPAMPSQPPIQFSGAPVSGPPRNSPLVPGPPVGGPPGGMQGFNGPPQNQGPPRQVGLNGPNVSGPSVLPPGPPKPMGHPQPPMGQPPAPMGLASGPPMGPGAPPQQQYPGQYRNGPQGPPVGPSVQPTGLGPSAGHMPPPSNFGGPQNPPAGSQMPPMGQQSLPPMGHQMGPPPGPIVQTGAGVKSNMQNRYPQMAAAPGNYPNHQANQPPIPSLSQQQANIMKQFPQQHLTQQMGQLSVTKQGFDQLWGHHMVDLLQCKHILPEYPEDPPEIKLAHQFADSSNCSPEVFRCTINRIPETNNLLQKSRLPLGILIHPFKDLNHLPVIQCATIVRCRACRTYINPFVYFVDAKRWKCNLCYRVNDLPEEFQYDPVSKSYGDPTRRPEIKSATIEFIAPGEYMLRPPQPAVYLFLFDVSQLARESGYLQVACDTLKANLEALPGDARTQIGIICYDAHVHYYLMSEGLTRPKEMTVLDIDDVFLPSPSSLLVNLSERRELVRELLTVLPARYSTPSTPSSALGAALQAAYKLMAPTGGRITVFQTCLPNVGPGALQPREDPNARSSKEVAHLNPATDFYKRLALDCSGAQIAVDLFLLNSQYADLASLSGMSKFSAGTVYHIPLFRASRPHHAEQLNRMLTRYLTRKIGFEAVMRVRCTRGISIHTFHGNFFVRSTDLLSLPNVSPDAGFGMQLTIEESLSDLQQVCFQAALLYTSSKGERRIRVHTLALPTASNLTDVLHAADTQCIIGLLSKMAVDRCMSASMSEAREAVMNVAVDALSAFRLAQNLPAGANSSALHAPHSLRLLPLYLLALLKRKAFRTGTSTRLDDRVWDMCNVKVSPLSVLLRAVYPDLYPVHQLAQYLPAHEEDDEHTPDPPRLQLTAERINSTGAYLLDDGESMILYVCHAVSPAFLSETFGLTAFSQLPDELRSLPRVDSEGSALLHAFIDKLNDDRPYASDILILRDNSPSRTLFTERLVEDRVESAFSYYEFLQHVKNQVK, from the exons ATGTCCAATTTACCACCAAATCCATATAACAACTTCCCGGGACCGCCTCAAGTGAACGCTAATACGGCGCCTCCGACATTTAACCATAATCAACAGTTTGGTCAAGTGCCAGTGAGCCAATTACCGCCTGGATATGGAGGAATAAAACAGGATCCAAACTCGAATAGTCCTCTTCATGCACCGTCGCCCGCAGCTCAGAATCATGTGCTACAGAATGTCAACAACTATAGCCAGAGTGCTAGTAGTTCACCTGCTTTCAATCAACCTGGGATGATGCCACCTCCTTTGAAGCATAATCTGCAATCTTCACCTATGAGGCCACCTATGTCTACAGCTCCCAACTCCTTACCTAATCCTCTGCCTCCTCAGAATGTTCCAATGTCTTCAGCTAGTCCTAGAACAGTACCCAATGCCAATTCTTCACCTGCTCCGTATCCTCCAAGCTATCACCCTCCACAGCGCCAGATTAATGACAATGCTCCACCTCTTATTCCATCTAGTCAAACAAGCCAACCTCTTGTGAATGGTCCACCTTCTTCACTCCCTCCTAATGGACCTCCACAGAGTCAATACCCTGTTTCATCAAGTGCTTATAGCTCTCTTCCCGGAAGCAAGCCACCAAGTTCAGGGTATGGCCCAGGGTTGATTAATACACCCTATACCCCTCCACCTGGGCAGGTTGCAAAACCTCCTGGTCCTGCAATGCCAAGTCAACCTCCAATTCAATTCTCTGGTGCACCTGTGTCGGGTCCACCGAGGAATAGTCCTTTGGTGCCAGGACCACCAGTAGGTGGGCCGCCAGGTGGCATGCAAGGATTTAATGGACCACCTCAAAATCAGGGTCCTCCCAGGCAAGTGGGACTTAATGGTCCTAATGTAAGTGGACCATCTGTGCTGCCCCCTGGTCCTCCAAAACCTATGGGCCATCCCCAACCACCCATGGGACAACCACCAGCACCCATGGGTCTTGCAAGTGGGCCTCCAATGGGACCAGGAGCTCCACCACAACAGCAATACCCGGGACAATACAGGAATGGTCCACAAGGGCCGCCAGTGGGTCCATCTGTCCAACCTACGGGCCTGGGACCGTCTGCTGGACATATGCCTCCTCCTAGCAACTTTGGTGGGCCACAAAATCCTCCAGCTGGTTCTCAAATGCCTCCTATGGGACAACAGAGCTTACCACCTATGGGACATCAGATGGGGCCCCCACCAGGACCTATAGTTCAAACAGGAGCTGGTGTGAAGAGCAATATGCAGAACAGATATCCGCAAATGGCTGCAGCACCTGGAAATTACCCTAATCACCAAGCCAATCAACCTCCGATACCAAGCTTAAGTCAACAACAAGCAAACATAATGAAGCAGTTTCCCCAACAACATTTGACCCAGCAAATGGGGCAACTGAGTGTGACAAAACAAGGATTTGATCAGCTGTGGGGTCATCATATGGTGGATCTGCTGCAGTGTAAGCATATATTGCCTGAATATCCAGAGGACCCACCGGAGATTAAATTAGCCCATCAGTTTGCTGATTCCAGTAACTGCAGTCCAGA aGTCTTCAGATGTACAATCAATCGTATCCCGGAGACGAACAATCTGCTGCAGAAGTCCAGGCTGCCACTCGGTATATTAATTCATCCATTCAAAGATCTCAAT CATCTACCAGTAATCCAATGCGCGACGATAGTGCGGTGTCGCGCTTGCCGGACCTATATCAACCCGTTCGTGTATTTCGTGGACGCGAAGCGGTGGAAGTGCAATCTGTGCTACAGGGTCAATGACT TGCCAGAAGAGTTCCAGTACGACCCAGTGAGCAAGTCATATGGCGACCCGACACGACGTCCCGAGATCAAATCCGCCACGATCGAGTTCATTGCCCCCGGAGAGTACATGCTCAGGCCTCCACAGCCTGCTGTATACTTGTTCCTATTCGATGTCTCACAGCTAGCTAGGGAATCTGGATATTTGCag GTTGCATGCGACACATTAAAAGCGAACTTGGAAGCGTTACCAGGCGATGCGCGGACACAGATCGGTATCATCTGCTACGATGCACATGTACACTATTATCTAATGAGCGAGGGACTCACGAGGCCCAAGGAAATGACTGTTCTTGATATTGATG ACGTGTTCCTGCCGTCGCCGTCGTCCCTGCTGGTGAACCTGTCGGAGCGGCGCGAGTTGGTCCGCGAGTTGCTCACAGTACTGCCGGCGCGGTACTCCACGCCCAGCACGCCCAGCTCCGCGCTCGGCGCCGCGCTGCAGGCCGCGTACAAACTTATG gCTCCCACCGGAGGCCGGATAACAGTGTTCCAGACATGTTTACCCAACGTTGGACCTGGGGCGTTACAACCTAG AGAGGACCCGAACGCGCGATCATCGAAGGAAGTAGCCCATTTGAACCCCGCCACGGACTTCTACAAGCGACTGGCGCTCGACTGCAGCGGCGCGCAGATAGCTGTCGACTTGTTCCTACTCAACTCACAGTATGCCGACCTGGCCTCTCtta GTGGTATGAGCAAGTTCAGTGCGGGTACGGTGTACCACATCCCGTTGTTCCGCGCGAGCCGGCCGCACCACGCCGAGCAACTCAACAGGATGCTCACGCGGTACCTCACCAGGAAGATCGGGTTCGAAGCCGTCATGAGGGTGCGCTGTACTAG AGGCATATCAATTCACACGTTCCACGGCAACTTCTTCGTGCGGTCGACGGACCTGTTGTCGTTGCCCAACGTGTCTCCTGACGCTGGGTTTGGCATGCAGCTCACTATCGAGGAGTCTCTCTCAGACTTACAACAGGTCTGCTTCCAGGCCGCCTTGTTATATACCAGTAGTAAAG gtGAAAGAAGAATACGAGTTCACACGCTAGCGTTGCCTACAGCCAGTAATCTAACGGACGTATTACATGCGGCCGACACACAATGTATTATAGGACTACTTAGTAAAATGG CGGTGGACCGCTGCATGTCGGCGTCGATGAGCGAGGCTCGCGAGGCGGTGATGAACGTGGCGGTGGATGCGCTGTCTGCGTTCCGCCTGGCGCAGAACTTGCCGGCCGGCGCCAACTCCTCCGCGCTGCACGCGCCGCACTCGCTCAGGCTGCTGCCGCTCTACCTACTCGCGCTGCTCAAGAGG AAAGCATTCCGCACGGGTACATCGACGCGGCTGGACGACCGGGTGTGGGACATGTGCAACGTGAAGGTGTCCCCCCTGTCGGTATTACTGCGCGCCGTGTACCCCGACCTGTACCCCGTGCACCAGCTGGCGCAGTACCTGCCCGCGCACGAAGAGGACGACGAGCATACGCCCGACCCGCCGCGTCTGCAGCTTACTGCTGAAAG GATAAACTCAACGGGTGCCTACTTACTGGACGACGGGGAGAGTATGATACTGTACGTGTGTCACGCAGTGAGCCCCGCCTTCCTGTCAGAAACGTTTGGCCTGACCGCCTTCTCGCAGCTGCCCGACGAGCTGCGCAGTCTGCCGCGGGTCGACAGCGAGGGCAGCGCCTTACTGCACGCCTTCATCGATAAACTCAATGACGACCGGCCGTATGCCTCCGATATACTTATACTGAG GGACAACTCACCGTCTCGGACGCTATTCACGGAGCGACTGGTGGAGGACAGAGTGGAGTCCGCGTTCTCGTACTACGAGTTCTTACAACATGTGAAAAACCAAGTGAAGTGA
- the LOC118262075 gene encoding MAP kinase-interacting serine/threonine-protein kinase 1 isoform X5 translates to MVKKVSEESVDSGVGRCSSQSGSERESDESPRGNEPSAPVPIPDSEDLQRRKEEARRKRRRKKRSGSSVVTSCFQDLYKLTGEVLGEGAYASVQTCVNIYTGQEFAVKIIDKVPGHARARVFREVETFHYCQGHPNIIQLIEFFEDTDKFYLVFEKINGGQLLSRIQEHHYFSEPQAAEIVREIANALHFLHGKGVAHRDLKPENILCVHRDRLCPVKICDFDLGSGISFTSSLASPLATPQLMTPVGSAEFMAPEVVSLFAGSAANHYDKRCDLWSLGVIAYILLCGYPPFRADCGSDCGWERGENCRACQELLFNSIQEGRYTFPEEEWADISSEAKDLIRQLLVREASHRLSAERVLTHPWLRRADPLAHHPQLQTSINIKRNMSARNLSSFAESAMAVNRVIQQHFSMNYSYMERPARALRGSKSQAAREGCAPLGLSPPAESELLRRRLHPAGEPLPVH, encoded by the exons GTGTAGGCCGCTGCAGTAGTCAGTCGGGCAGTGAGCGCGAATCGGACGAGAGCCCTCGTGGCAACGAGCCGTCAGCTCCCGTCCCCATCCCCGACAGTGAAGACTTGCAGCGACGCAAGGAAGAGGCGCGCAGGAAGCGCCGCAGAAAGAAGCGTTCAGGGAGCTCCGTTGTCACGTCATGTTTCCAAG ACCTCTACAAGCTTACAGGGGAGGTTTTAGGCGAGGGCGCGTATGCTTCGGTACAGACGTGCGTGAACATCTACACGGGCCAGGAGTTCGCTGTGAAGATCATCGACAAAGTGCCGGGGCACGCCCGCGCCAGGGTGTTCCGTGAGGTGGAGACCTTCCACTACTGCCAGGGACACCCGAACATAATCCAGCTCATTGAATTCTTTGAGGACACAGACAAGTTCTACCTTGTCTTCGAGAAG ATCAACGGCGGTCAGCTCCTGTCTCGCATACAGGAGCACCACTATTTCTCAGAGCCGCAAGCGGCAGAGATCGTGCGTGAGATAGCGAACGCTTTACATTTCCTTCACGGGAAAGGTGTCGCACACCGCGATCTCAAGCCGGAGAACATATTATGCGTTCACCGTGATAGACTATGCCCAGTGAAGATATGCGACTTCGATCTTGGAAGTGGAATAAGTTTCACTTCGAGCCTCGCAAGCCCGCTGGCGACCCCGCAGCTTATGACGCCA GTGGGCAGCGCGGAATTCATGGCACCAGAAGTGGTGTCCCTATTTGCGGGCTCAGCTGCGAATCACTACGACAAGCGATGTGACCTGTGGTCGCTCGGAGTGATCGCCTACATCTTGCTATGCGGCTACCCGCCGTTCCGGGCCGACTGCGGCTCCGACTGCGGCTGGGAGCGCGGCGAGAACTGCCGCGCTTGTCAGGAGCTGCTCTTCAATTCTATCCAGGAGGGCCGGTACACCTTCCCCGAGGAGGAGTGGGCGGATATATCCAGCGAAGCTAAGGATCTCATCCGTCAGCTGTTGGTGCGCGAGGCCTCCCACCGCCTCAGCGCCGAGCGGGTGCTCACCCACCCCTGGCTGCGGCGGGCCGACCCGCTCGCGCACCATCCGCAGCTGCAGACCTCTATCAATATTAAACG CAACATGTCCGCGCGCAACCTGTCGAGTTTCGCGGAGTCGGCGATGGCAGTGAACCGGGTGATCCAGCAGCACTTCTCGATGAACTACTCGTACATGGagcggccggcgcgcgcgctgCGCGGCAGCAAGTCGCAGGCGGCGCGCGAGGGCTGCGCCCCGCTGGGGCTGTCTCCGCCGGCGGAGTCGGAGCTGCTGCGGCGGCGCCTGCACCCGGCCGGCGAGCCGCTCCCCGTGCACTAG
- the LOC118262075 gene encoding MAP kinase-interacting serine/threonine-protein kinase 1 isoform X2, with translation MMAERKPHFFFDSFEMDEDADINAIIWKVLKTGVGRCSSQSGSERESDESPRGNEPSAPVPIPDSEDLQRRKEEARRKRRRKKRSGSSVVTSCFQDLYKLTGEVLGEGAYASVQTCVNIYTGQEFAVKIIDKVPGHARARVFREVETFHYCQGHPNIIQLIEFFEDTDKFYLVFEKINGGQLLSRIQEHHYFSEPQAAEIVREIANALHFLHGKGVAHRDLKPENILCVHRDRLCPVKICDFDLGSGISFTSSLASPLATPQLMTPVGSAEFMAPEVVSLFAGSAANHYDKRCDLWSLGVIAYILLCGYPPFRADCGSDCGWERGENCRACQELLFNSIQEGRYTFPEEEWADISSEAKDLIRQLLVREASHRLSAERVLTHPWLRRADPLAHHPQLQTSINIKRNMSARNLSSFAESAMAVNRVIQQHFSMNYSYMERPARALRGSKSQAAREGCAPLGLSPPAESELLRRRLHPAGEPLPVH, from the exons GTGTAGGCCGCTGCAGTAGTCAGTCGGGCAGTGAGCGCGAATCGGACGAGAGCCCTCGTGGCAACGAGCCGTCAGCTCCCGTCCCCATCCCCGACAGTGAAGACTTGCAGCGACGCAAGGAAGAGGCGCGCAGGAAGCGCCGCAGAAAGAAGCGTTCAGGGAGCTCCGTTGTCACGTCATGTTTCCAAG ACCTCTACAAGCTTACAGGGGAGGTTTTAGGCGAGGGCGCGTATGCTTCGGTACAGACGTGCGTGAACATCTACACGGGCCAGGAGTTCGCTGTGAAGATCATCGACAAAGTGCCGGGGCACGCCCGCGCCAGGGTGTTCCGTGAGGTGGAGACCTTCCACTACTGCCAGGGACACCCGAACATAATCCAGCTCATTGAATTCTTTGAGGACACAGACAAGTTCTACCTTGTCTTCGAGAAG ATCAACGGCGGTCAGCTCCTGTCTCGCATACAGGAGCACCACTATTTCTCAGAGCCGCAAGCGGCAGAGATCGTGCGTGAGATAGCGAACGCTTTACATTTCCTTCACGGGAAAGGTGTCGCACACCGCGATCTCAAGCCGGAGAACATATTATGCGTTCACCGTGATAGACTATGCCCAGTGAAGATATGCGACTTCGATCTTGGAAGTGGAATAAGTTTCACTTCGAGCCTCGCAAGCCCGCTGGCGACCCCGCAGCTTATGACGCCA GTGGGCAGCGCGGAATTCATGGCACCAGAAGTGGTGTCCCTATTTGCGGGCTCAGCTGCGAATCACTACGACAAGCGATGTGACCTGTGGTCGCTCGGAGTGATCGCCTACATCTTGCTATGCGGCTACCCGCCGTTCCGGGCCGACTGCGGCTCCGACTGCGGCTGGGAGCGCGGCGAGAACTGCCGCGCTTGTCAGGAGCTGCTCTTCAATTCTATCCAGGAGGGCCGGTACACCTTCCCCGAGGAGGAGTGGGCGGATATATCCAGCGAAGCTAAGGATCTCATCCGTCAGCTGTTGGTGCGCGAGGCCTCCCACCGCCTCAGCGCCGAGCGGGTGCTCACCCACCCCTGGCTGCGGCGGGCCGACCCGCTCGCGCACCATCCGCAGCTGCAGACCTCTATCAATATTAAACG CAACATGTCCGCGCGCAACCTGTCGAGTTTCGCGGAGTCGGCGATGGCAGTGAACCGGGTGATCCAGCAGCACTTCTCGATGAACTACTCGTACATGGagcggccggcgcgcgcgctgCGCGGCAGCAAGTCGCAGGCGGCGCGCGAGGGCTGCGCCCCGCTGGGGCTGTCTCCGCCGGCGGAGTCGGAGCTGCTGCGGCGGCGCCTGCACCCGGCCGGCGAGCCGCTCCCCGTGCACTAG
- the LOC118262075 gene encoding MAP kinase-interacting serine/threonine-protein kinase 1 isoform X1 — MERSIDSFEMDEDADINAIIWKVLKTGVGRCSSQSGSERESDESPRGNEPSAPVPIPDSEDLQRRKEEARRKRRRKKRSGSSVVTSCFQDLYKLTGEVLGEGAYASVQTCVNIYTGQEFAVKIIDKVPGHARARVFREVETFHYCQGHPNIIQLIEFFEDTDKFYLVFEKINGGQLLSRIQEHHYFSEPQAAEIVREIANALHFLHGKGVAHRDLKPENILCVHRDRLCPVKICDFDLGSGISFTSSLASPLATPQLMTPVGSAEFMAPEVVSLFAGSAANHYDKRCDLWSLGVIAYILLCGYPPFRADCGSDCGWERGENCRACQELLFNSIQEGRYTFPEEEWADISSEAKDLIRQLLVREASHRLSAERVLTHPWLRRADPLAHHPQLQTSINIKRNMSARNLSSFAESAMAVNRVIQQHFSMNYSYMERPARALRGSKSQAAREGCAPLGLSPPAESELLRRRLHPAGEPLPVH; from the exons GTGTAGGCCGCTGCAGTAGTCAGTCGGGCAGTGAGCGCGAATCGGACGAGAGCCCTCGTGGCAACGAGCCGTCAGCTCCCGTCCCCATCCCCGACAGTGAAGACTTGCAGCGACGCAAGGAAGAGGCGCGCAGGAAGCGCCGCAGAAAGAAGCGTTCAGGGAGCTCCGTTGTCACGTCATGTTTCCAAG ACCTCTACAAGCTTACAGGGGAGGTTTTAGGCGAGGGCGCGTATGCTTCGGTACAGACGTGCGTGAACATCTACACGGGCCAGGAGTTCGCTGTGAAGATCATCGACAAAGTGCCGGGGCACGCCCGCGCCAGGGTGTTCCGTGAGGTGGAGACCTTCCACTACTGCCAGGGACACCCGAACATAATCCAGCTCATTGAATTCTTTGAGGACACAGACAAGTTCTACCTTGTCTTCGAGAAG ATCAACGGCGGTCAGCTCCTGTCTCGCATACAGGAGCACCACTATTTCTCAGAGCCGCAAGCGGCAGAGATCGTGCGTGAGATAGCGAACGCTTTACATTTCCTTCACGGGAAAGGTGTCGCACACCGCGATCTCAAGCCGGAGAACATATTATGCGTTCACCGTGATAGACTATGCCCAGTGAAGATATGCGACTTCGATCTTGGAAGTGGAATAAGTTTCACTTCGAGCCTCGCAAGCCCGCTGGCGACCCCGCAGCTTATGACGCCA GTGGGCAGCGCGGAATTCATGGCACCAGAAGTGGTGTCCCTATTTGCGGGCTCAGCTGCGAATCACTACGACAAGCGATGTGACCTGTGGTCGCTCGGAGTGATCGCCTACATCTTGCTATGCGGCTACCCGCCGTTCCGGGCCGACTGCGGCTCCGACTGCGGCTGGGAGCGCGGCGAGAACTGCCGCGCTTGTCAGGAGCTGCTCTTCAATTCTATCCAGGAGGGCCGGTACACCTTCCCCGAGGAGGAGTGGGCGGATATATCCAGCGAAGCTAAGGATCTCATCCGTCAGCTGTTGGTGCGCGAGGCCTCCCACCGCCTCAGCGCCGAGCGGGTGCTCACCCACCCCTGGCTGCGGCGGGCCGACCCGCTCGCGCACCATCCGCAGCTGCAGACCTCTATCAATATTAAACG CAACATGTCCGCGCGCAACCTGTCGAGTTTCGCGGAGTCGGCGATGGCAGTGAACCGGGTGATCCAGCAGCACTTCTCGATGAACTACTCGTACATGGagcggccggcgcgcgcgctgCGCGGCAGCAAGTCGCAGGCGGCGCGCGAGGGCTGCGCCCCGCTGGGGCTGTCTCCGCCGGCGGAGTCGGAGCTGCTGCGGCGGCGCCTGCACCCGGCCGGCGAGCCGCTCCCCGTGCACTAG